A stretch of the Fusarium musae strain F31 chromosome 2, whole genome shotgun sequence genome encodes the following:
- a CDS encoding hypothetical protein (antiSMASH:Cluster_2.5), with protein MFGMGVVGAIYGYLGNDNADVPSSGQAHNIARHLESTGGSYPISTKTALSTIYGVSYTSNADVVTEVATVTGTRYVTVPGEALSVSVTTRESTIDYCEVQIVTMTESYTVTVPNDQVSQGSSGNAVGATVTGNPETVTENETDFSLTSGPSDAIVTGNPETVTENETDFSLTSGPSDAIVTGNPQTVTESKTDFSLTVGSSDALTSSSAETTTDTFELSSILPKPHTTITIQSLYPPREGLSTVTQYTTVEKIITAPDSFITVTLTSKCPECSPTMSASPTSSTTTTVYETAGVPSTSTTTIMVPPPAYPPYPTANNTLLPGPSGSVTVVPTVPTPTPVVVSGGTKKPEPRGWGGTSGTTNLSCTVMLVAIIMFAL; from the exons ATGTTTGGCATGGGTGTTGTTGGCGCAATCTATG GTTATCTGGGAAACGACAATGCCGATGTTCCTTCAAGTGGTCAGGCGCACAACATTGCTCGCCATCTCGAGAGCACCGGTGGTTCATACCCTATCTC GACCAAGACGGCTCTATCTACAATCTATGGTGTCAGCTACACCTCGAATGCTGATGTGGTCACCGAGGTTGCAACCGTTACTGGAACCCGCTATGTCACTGTGCCCGGTGAAGCCCTGTCCGTTTCTGTCACCACACGGGAGAGCACTATCGATTACTGTGAGGTTCAGATCGTTACCATGACCGAGAGCTACACGGTCACTGTACCTAACGACCAGGTCTCCCAGGGCTCCTCGGGTAATGCTGTTGGAGCCACCGTGACCGGCAACCCAGAGACTGTGACCGAGAATGAGACTGATTTCTCTCTCACCAGTGGTCCATCCGATGCAATTGTCACCGGTAACCCAGAGACTGTAACCGAAAATGAAACAGATTTCTCTCTCACCAGTGGTCCATCCGATGCAATCGTCACCGGCAACCCACAGACTGTGACTGAGAGCAAAACCGACTTTTCTCTCACTGTTGGTTCATCCGATGCTCTCACCAGCTCCAGTGCTGAGACCACCACGGATACTTTCGAGCTATCTTCCATTCTCCCCAAACCGCACACAACTATTACCATTCAAAGTCTCTATCCACCTCGGGAAGGCCTGAGCACTGTCACCCAGTACACTAccgttgagaagatcatcacaGCTCCCGACTCATTCATCACTGTCACTTTGACTAGCAAATGCCCCGAATGTTCACCCACCATGTCCGCTTCTCCTACCAGTAGCACCACAACGACTGTTTACGAAACTGCTGGTGTGCCCTCAACTTCTACAACAACTATCATGGTTCCGCCTCCTGCTTACCCGCCTTACCCAACCGCCAACAATACCTTACTTCCAGGTCCATCTGGTAGCGTTACTGTTGTGCCTACTGTGCCTACTCCGACTCCTGTTGTCGTCTCAGGAGGCACCAAGAAGCCCGAGCCTCGTGGGTGGGGAGGTACCAGCGGAACCACCAATCTTAGCTGCACCGTCATGCTGGTGGCCATTATCATGTTTGCGCTCTGA
- a CDS encoding hypothetical protein (antiSMASH:Cluster_2.5~BUSCO:EOG09262PMC) — protein sequence MARRRRVEKPAQVVVEEEEEVVEREDEQDQEEEQHEERDHDSENEEEGEQRSLTFDEEISWKPAKPIPTSTLIKRLDKLSKELSDLDQGAADLDSIRHVAKQLGHRNLLQHKDGGVKAYTACCLVDILRLFVPDAPFIDDQIKMIFTLFIKDILPALHDPTNPYDSQHKYVLASLTEVKSILLLHQISNADDLLLRLFNSTFDGVSASGSKAASEEQVAKDVEIHLTEMLMQLIDEAESVSASVVDAIISQFLRAAPPGGNRHKGQNGNQSTLLLKEEPPAYVMAKNICNGCSDKMARYVSQYFSDVILNASGFATKSNGQRHPDDSDDEDGTLGPSEADLRSLRQAHLLIRELWRAAPTVLSNVVPQLDAELSADNVHLRQIATETIGDMVSGIGAAGPPPPPSLEPAAYPPIKLLDDTPPPAVENVLTKPYSPQSFAQTHHATYRNFVGRKNDKAAIIRAAWISAAGYILATSAGGIGLSREEENELIKALYEKLNDSEEKVRLAAVQAVELFDFRDIVLKLGALGGVEKTGSIFASLADRSRDKKPAVRVEAMVLLAKLWSVGAGEIADGQEAVISCLGGVPSRILSVWYIGDEDLIILLERVMFECLVPLKYPFIKGAKSKAASQSQTANSQADQDKIRAERILLLLKSLDASAKRAFFIMQARQPQVAKGVEVFIQQCEAYNGGVINANEEKVKAALSKTFQWFGAFFPDPLKVRSDLQKFAKLNDRRCYQLLKFIIASDTEYLHVRRAIKELIAKVQSNPGSASCLDTLIPLIYRAGSLMYNRSHLATIMDYSKNDKAGFSTVAHEILNDISQRNPALFKAHSDNLRKEIISQAPSGSQPNEPAVVDILKAYSSYSKRYPKEITYDKKFIQVLMDYALCGVPARSAKYAVNILLAKNDDKSKVTATALLQRIMKDLKYGSPHFLTRLAAVSQLERLAPTVTLDFDETINDLAIKQILRQVRTDDKNPEVSWVEDEDMNEELQAKCLAMKTLVNQALANQDDDDSLTRVKLVFKLLKEFVVQEGEFCKVKDTPLAHKKRLRLLAGLLILKLCTVKKYDDEFDPASFNKLAELVQDTELEVRRHFMEKLQSYITQGRLRARFYTMLFLAAFEPAAELKSRVETWLRSRARLFAQNKTHVLEAMISRFIPLLAHHPDYSSDVDDLADFANYFVFYLNACATEENISLIYKYAERVKQTRDALNPEASERIYVLADIAMAVTRKWQERKNWVFQAYSGNVGLPSGLVQGLPSSTVAHEIAQKQYMPEELDEKLDELLKAADRKKKRKSTGEKQDPPAKRARTQIKTVIREKRDSRPKKVSKPRKPKPVKDTLPPSERRRSGRAHKVSVYTEREDEEDEEEMLEGVADWEYPENDGEDDEVSSGDDESELSDAPPEEDENGDSNKASDNDEPPEAEADKPEEARFNGRNAAPALKSRGASKPAVKASVLAEVKRPTRSTRSRRGKGSDDMEIDADE from the exons ATGGCGCGTCGTCGGCGCGTCGAGAAACCTGCTcaagtggtggtggaggaggaggaggaagtcgTTGAGCGGGAGGACgagcaagaccaagaagaagaacagcacGAAGAGCGCGACCATGACTCggagaatgaagaggagggCGAGCAGCGTAGCTTGACTTTCGACGAAGAAATTTCCTGGAAACCCGCCAAGCCAATTCCTACAAGCACCCTGATAAAACGACTCGATAAATTATCCAAGGAGCTCTCCGATCTTGATCAAGGCGCCGCCGACCTGGACTCCATCAGGCATGTGGCCAAACAATTGGGACACCGTAACCTACTTCAGCACAAGGATGGCGGTGTCAAGGCATACACAGCATGCTGTCTTGTCGACATTCTTAGACTCTTCGTTCCCGATGCTCCTTTTATCGACGACCAGATCAAA ATGATATTCACATTGTTCATCAAGGATATCCTGCCGGCTCTGCACGATCCCACAAATCCATATGACAGCCAGCACAAATACGTTTTGGCATCCCTTACGGAAGTCAAGAGTATTTTGCTCCTCCACCAAATCTCAAATGCTGACGATCTACTGTTAAGACTCTTCAACAGCACATTTGACGGAGTGTCGGCGTCTGGTTCCAAGGCAGCGTCTGAGGAACAGGTCGCTAAAGATGTTGAGATTCACCTGACAGAAATGCTAATGCAATTGATTGACGAGGCCGAGAGTGTGTCAGCTTCTGTTGTCGACGCGATTATCAGTCAGTTTCTGAGAGCTGCTCCTCCCGGTGGAAATCGACATAAAGGACAAAACGGGAATCAATccactcttcttctcaaggaggAACCACCAGCATATGTTATGGCGAAAAATATATGCAATGGATGTTCCGACAAAATGGCACGTTACGTAAGTCAATACTTCAGTGACGTTATCCTTAACGCTTCTGGCTTCGCTACGAAATCCAATGGGCAGCGACATCCGGATgattctgatgatgaagacgggACTCTTGGCCCATCAGAGGCAGATCTGAGGAGTCTCCGGCAAGCCCATCTACTCATTCGCGAACTGTGGCGAGCCGCCCCGACAGTTCTTTCCAATGTAGTACCGCAGCTCGATGCTGAGCTTTCAGCCGACAATGTGCATCTTCGTCAAATCGCCACAGAGACAATTGGCGATATGGTTTCAGGCATTGGCGCGGCGggaccaccacctcctccttcgTTGGAACCAGCGGCTTATCCTCCCATAAAATTGCTGGATGATACTCCACCCCCAGCCGTCGAGAACGTCTTGACAAAACCTTACTCTCCTCAGTCTTTTGCTCAAACACATCATGCCACCTATCGCAACTTCGTTGGGAGAAAGAACGACAAGGCCGCCATCATTCGTGCGGCGTGGATATCTGCTGCCGGTTATATATTGGCCACGTCTGCAGGAGGCATTGGTCTCAGCcgtgaggaggagaatgagcTCATCAAGGCACTCTACGAAAAGCTTAATGACAGCGAAGAGAAAGTTAGACTAGCTGCGGTGCAGGCAGTCGAACTGTTCGACTTCCGCGATATCGTTCTGAAACTAGGAGCTCTCGGAGGTGTAGAGAAGACTGGCTCAATATTCGCCAGTTTGGCCGATCGATCTCGTGATAAGAAGCCTGCCGTACGTGTTGAAGCCATGGTTCTACTCGCAAAGTTGTGGTCAGTTGGTGCTGGGGAGATTGCTGATGGGCAAGAGGCTGTCATATCCTGCTTAGGCGGTGTGCCTTCCCGTATCCTCAGTGTGTGGTATATCGGCGACGAGGatctcatcattcttcttgaACGGGTCATGTTCGAGTGTTTGGTTCCTTTGAAGTACCCCTTCATAAAGGGCGCAAAATCAAAGGCGGCCTCTCAGTCACAGACGGCCAATAGCCAGGCGGATCAGGACAAGATTCGCGCAGAGAGGATCTTACTGTTGCTTAAGTCATTGGATGCGTCAGCCAAGAGGGCTTTTTTCATTATGCAGGCTCGTCAGCCCCAGGTTGCCAAGGGAGTTGAAGTGTTCATTCAACAGTGTGAAGCCTATAACGGTGGGGTGATCAATGCGAACGAGGAAAAGGTCAAAGCTGCCTTGAGCAAGACCTTCCAGTGGTTCGGTGCTTTCTTCCCGGATCCGCTCAAGGTCCGTAGCGATCTCCAGAAGTTCGCGAAACTCAACGATCGCCGTTGttaccagcttctcaagttcattATTGCATCCGATACCGAATATCTCCATGTTCGAAGAGCTATTAAGGAGTTGATTGCCAAGGTCCAAAGTAACCCAGGGTCAGCGAGCTGTTTGGATACCCTCATCCCTCTAATTTACCGGGCCGGCTCTTTGATGTACAATCGAAGTCACTTGGCAACGATTATGGACTACTCCAAGAATGACAAAGCTGGATTCTCTACAGTTGCCCATGAGATCTTAAATGACATATCACAGCGGAATCCTGCGCTTTTCAAGGCTCATTCGGACAATCTCAGAAAGGAGATAATCAGCCAAGCACCGTCAGGCAGCCAGCCTAACGAGCCCGCCGTGGTGGATATTCTCAAGGCATATTCGTCCTATTCCAAAAGATATCCCAAGGAGATTACCTATGACAAGAAGTTCATACAGGTTCTTATGGATTACGCCTTATGCGGTGTTCCTGCCAGGAGTGCCAAGTATGCAGTCAACATTCTGCTTGCTAAGAACGATGACAAGAGTAAAGTTACTGCCACTGCTCTTCTGCAAAGAATCATGAAGGACTTGAAGTATGGCTCGCCGCATTTCTTGACGAGACTGGCTGCAGTCAGTCAGCTTGAACGCTTAGCACCAACAGTCACtctggactttgatgagacAATCAACGACCTGGCAATCAAGCAGATTCTGCGTCAAGTACGTACCGATGACAAGAACCCCGAGGTTTCATGggtcgaggatgaggacatgAATGAGGAACTACAAGCGAAATGTCTTGCCATGAAGACGCTGGTCAATCAAGCGCTCGCCAAtcaggacgatgatgactccCTGACTCGAGTGAAACTGGTCTTTAAACTCCTGAAAGAATTTGTGGTACAAGAAGGAGAGTTttgcaaggtcaaggatacTCCATTGGCTCACAAAAAAAGACTCCGACTTCTTGCTGGACTTCTGATTCTGAAACTCTGTACTGTCAAAAAGtacgatgatgagtttgaccCCGCTAGCTTCAACAAGCTTGCAGAGCTCGTGCAAGACACAGAACTTGAGGTTCGTCGTCATTTTATGGAGAAATTACAAAGCTACATCACTCAGGGAAGACTACGGGCAAGATTTTACAcaatgctcttcttggctgCTTTCGAGCCAGCAGCAGAACTCAAAAGCCGGGTAGAGACCTGGTTGAGATCCAGAGCACGACTTTTTGCTCAAAACAAGACTCACGTACTCGAGGCCATGATTAGCCGTTTCATTCCTCTACTCGCCCACCATCCTGACTACAGCTCTGACGTTGATGACCTGGCTGATTTCGCCAACTATTTCGTTTTTTATCTTAATGCTTGTGCGACAGAAGAGAACATTTCCTTGATCTACAAGTACGCTGAGCGTGTCAAGCAAACACGCGATGCACTGAACCCCGAGGCCAGCGAACGGATATACGTGCTGGCTGACATCGCAATGGCAGTCACACGCAAATGgcaagagaggaagaactgGGTTTTCCAGGCTTATTCCGGCAATGTTGGCTTACCAAGCGGTCTTGTGCAAGGCTTGCCGTCGAGTACCGTTGCCCATGAGATTGCACAGAAGCAATATATGCCAGAAGAGCTGGACGAGAAGTTGGACGAACTGCTCAAAGCTGCCGATCGCAAGAAG AAACGAAAATCAACGGGAGAAAAGCAGGATCCTCCAGCAAAGAGAGCGAGAACTCAAATCAAGACAGTCATCCGAGAGAAGCGTGATAGCAGGCCCAAAAAGGTCTCGAAACCTAGGAAACCCAAGCCAGTCAAGGACACACTACCGCCTTCAGAACGTCGTCGCAGTGGTAGGGCTCATAAGGTGTCTGTCTATACAGAGcgagaagacgaggaagacgaggaggagatgctgGAGGGTGTAGCCGACTGGGAATATCCAGAGAatgatggtgaagatgacgaggtcAGCTCAGGCGACGATGAGTCAGAGCTTTCGGATGCTCCcccagaggaagatgaaaaTGGCGATAGTAATAAGGCATCAGACAACGACGAGCCTCCAGAAGCGGAAGCGGATAAGCCCGAAGAAGCCCGATTCAACGGAAGAAACGCAGCTCCGGCACTGAAGAGCAGGGGTGCGTCTAAGCCAGCTGTCAAGGCCAGTGTACTTGCAGAGGTAAAACGACCAACAAGGTCGACGAGGTCACGACGAGGCAAGGGCTCAGACGATATGGAAATTGATGCTGACGAGTAA
- a CDS encoding hypothetical protein (BUSCO:EOG0926115P~antiSMASH:Cluster_2.5) — protein MAAQPSASMSSAPATGLAATGADKDMSSSNSPSNMPVRTKESFDKLMVERYITRDAIAAAALGGQLDQTRRIMSDTRDKIQEYRQVRTEYRQWFPPSRLYGEGYNGFANGYTENQGPSRIIYPSQKPRPGQRTTPPLKYKRKDMLKQAEQHEELVPLRLEVEWDKIKLRDTFTWNLHERLLQVELFAAQLVEDMGLKPPASQPVYEQVVHQMREQLNDFYPLVYSEDDALDPELPYSAYKNDEMRILVKLNITIGQHTLVDQFEWEINNPSNSPEDFAANMARDLSLSGEFTTAIAHCIREQTQLFTRSLYSVGHPFDGRPVEDPDLVGAFLQTPLPTVFRPQQQAKEYAPYLYELSEADLERNETIFSREQRRQKRSINRRGGPQLPDLRERQRTIRTLVVSSVLPGAAATIDESRLYKRAAGPRAKRVVRDGEISDSDDSDDSAPDSPAPSQITGGTARTRGMRGAASAAQQRMANLGRSETPESSAITHHHETRTSRRFREETEEPLQLIVTLKLSRDKLRRLMNRDYSDLRPPSQTPVSFPRAPSASTPSRSMPPPPSTPSSAMPHASATPSSSLPPGQLGRLPAPPTVPGQSSHMPSPPAPEWLVNALKDLEKTYNRGDRFEATMKYSFLHPVTELPIQGQPLPEGVKYAWLPRIRCLDCTTKLYTPGPDMTVKKFETHLDFSGHKNAVAKRVAREANP, from the exons ATGGCCGCTCAGCCCTCCGCGTCAATGTCTTCGGCGCCGGCCACGGGCTTGGCTGCCACTGGCGCAGATAAGGATATGTCCTCCTCGAACTCCCCTAGTAATATGCCGGTGCGCACGAAGGAGTCCTTCGATAAACTCATGGTCGAGCGGTACATCACCCGCGATGCCATCGCCGCCGCGGCGCTCGGCGGTCAGCTCGACCAGACACGCAGGATAATGAGCGATACGCGCGACAAGATCCAAGAATACCGCCAGGTCCGCACCGAGTACCGTCAATGGTTCCCCCCGTCGAGGCTCTACGGCGAGGGCTACAATGGCTTCGCAAATGGATACACAGAGAACCAAGGACCCTCACGAATCATCTATCCCTCCCAGAAGCCCCGACCTGGCCAACGAACGACGCCACCCCTCAAGTACAAGCGCAAGGATATGCTGAAGCAGGCCGAGCAGCACGAGGAGCTGGTCCCGTTGCGCCTAGAGGTCGAGTgggacaagatcaagctgcGCGATACTTTTACCTGGAATTTGCACGAGAGGCTTCTCCAGGTCGAATTGTTTGCCGCGCAACTTGTCGAAGATATGGGCCTAAAGCCCCCCGCGTCTCAGCCGGTGTATGAGCAGGTTGTTCATCAAATGCGAGAGCAGCTCAACGACTTTTACCCGCTGGTATATTCAGAAGATGATGCGCTTGACCCCGAGCTCCCCTATTCAGCATACAAAAACGACGAGATGCGAATCCTCGTCAAGCTGAATATCACGATTGGCCAGCATACCCTTGTTGACCAGTTCGAATGGGAAATCAATAACCCGTCAAACTCGCCAGAGGACTTTGCTGCCAACATGGCTCGGGATCTGTCCCTATCTGGCGAATTTACAACCGCCATCGCGCACTGTATTCGAGAGCAGACACAGCTCTTTACCAGGAGTCTATACAGCGTCGGCCATCCTTTCGATGGTCGGCCAGTCGAAGACCCTGATCTCGTCGGTGCATTTCTCCAGACGCCTCTGCCCACGGTCTTCCGACCGCAGCAGCAGGCCAAGGAATACGCACCGTATCTCTACGAACTCAGCGAAGCAGATCTGGAGCGGAACGAGACGATATTCTCTCGTGAGCAGCGTCGTCAGAAGCGATCGATCAACAGAAGAGGAGGTCCCCAGCTGCCCGATCTTAGAGAGCGGCAAAGAACCATTCGAACTTTGGTCGTCTCTTCTGTTTTGCCTGGGGCTGCAGCTACCATCGACGAGAGTAGACTCTACAAACGGGCTGCTGGCCCCAGGGCGAAGCGCGTTGTACGTGATGGAGAGATCTCTGATTCAGATGATAGCGACGATTCAGCTCCTGATTCACCCGCCCCCTCCCAAATCACAGGTGGTACTGCTCGAACACGAGGTATGCGCGGTGCTGCATCTGCAGCTCAGCAAAGAATGGCCAACCTCGGCCGGTCTGAAACCCCTGAATCGAGTGCCATTACACATCACCACGAGACTAGGACCTCCCGCCGGTTCAGAGAGGAAACAGAGGAGCCTCTGCAGTTGATCGTGACACTCAAGCTGTCCCGCGACAAGCTGAGGCGGTTGATGAACCGCGACTACTCAGACTTGAGGCCGCCGTCTCAGACACCAGTGTCCTTCCCACGAGCACCAAGCGCCTCCACTCCCTCAAGATCCATGCCACCGCCACCCTCGACCCCGTCCAGCGCTATGCCTCACGCTTCAGCAACTCCATCCTCGTCCCTTCCGCCAGGCCAACTTGGCCGGCTACCGGCCCCTCCGACAGTTCCTGGACAGTCTTCTCACATGCCATCA CCCCCGGCCCCGGAATGGCTTGTCAATGCCCTCAAGGATTTAGAGAAGACCTATAACCGTGGCGACAGGTTCGAGGCCACGATGAAGTACTCCTTTCTGCACCCCGTGACAGAGCTACCTATCCAAGGCCAGCCTCTGCCCGAAGGTGTTAAATATGCCTGGCTGCCGCGTATCCGCTGCCTGGACTGTACAACCAAGCTCTATACACCTGGCCCAGATATGACGGTTAAGAAGTTTGAGACCCATCTCGATTTCTCAGGGCACAAGAATGCTGTTGCTAAGCGCGTGGCGAGGGAGGCCAATCCTTGA
- a CDS encoding hypothetical protein (MEROPS:MER0005497): MSSETKEIDYSLANPDTLTKYKTAAQISEKVLAEVSKLVVPGAKIVDICQQGDKLIEEEVAKVYRGKKINKGFSHPTTVSPSSYVTPYTPLTSDEAEANTEIKDGEAIKIQLGAQIDGFGSIVCDTVIATPEDKAGDKITGRTADLVLANYYVNELLLRLMIPPGLLTQGSEEEKAKAASQKAPTQAKITSLLEKVTKAYEVNLVESTTSWLFDHNEIEGSKKIVLAPAEGTKGEGVPEVGEVWGVETGVSLGSGKVKGLDQRATLHRRTNQTYGLKRPTSRKILNEVQKKFGIFPFSLRQLEDERDAKSGVVECVRGNVFRQYELVGDKDNSPVARYLTTLAITKNGITKLGGPPPLDLEKYESDKKIEDEEVLKILEQPLARNTGKKKSKPKKKTAKKEDDEE; encoded by the exons atgtcgtcCGAGACCAAGGAAATCG ACTACTCTCTGGCCAACCCAGATACCCTCACTAAGTACAAGACCGCCGCTCAGATCTCCGAGAAGGTTCTTGCTGAGGTGTCTAAGCTCGTCGTCCCTGGCGCCAAGATCGTCGACATCTGCCAGCAGGGTGACAAGCTGATCGAAGAAGAGGTTGCCAAGGTTTACCGAGGaaagaagatcaacaagg GTTTCTCTCACCCCACTACCGTCTCTCCTTCGTCCTACGTCACTCCCTATACTCCTCTCACCTCCGACGAGGCTGAGGCCAACACTGAGATCAAGGATGGTGAGGCTATCAAGATCCAACTAGGCGCCCAGATCGATGGCTTCGGTTCCATTGTCTGTGACACCGTGATTGCCACCCCAGAGGACAAGGCTGGCGATAAGATTACCGGTCGCACCGCTGACCTGGTTCTCGCCAACTACTATGTAAACGAGCTTCTCCTGCGACTGATGATCCCCCCTGGTCTCCTCACTCAGGgcagcgaggaggagaaggccaaggcggCCTCCCAGAAGGCCCCTACACAGGCCAAGATCACCAGCCTCCTGGAAAAGGTCACCAAGGCCTACGAAGTCAACCTCGTCGAGAGCACCACCTCTTGGTTGTTCGACCACAACGAGATTGAGGGTAGCAAGAAGATTGTCCTTGCCCCCGCCGAGGGCACCAAGGGCGAGGGTGTTCCTGAGGTTGGTGAGGTATGGGGTGTCGAGACCGGTGTCAGCCTGGGCTCGGGCAAGGTGAAGGGTCTTGATCAGCGTGCTACCCTCCACCGCCGCACCAACCAGACTTACGGTCTCAAGCGACCCACCTCGCGAAAGATCCTCAACGAGGTCCAGAAGAAGTTCGGCATCTTCCCCTTCAGCTTGCGACAGCTTGAGGACGAGCGTGATGCCAAGTCTGGTGTCGTCGAGTGTGTCCGTGGCAACGTATTCCGCCAATATGAGCTAGTTGGTGACAAGGACAACTCACCTGTTGCTCGATATCTCACAACCCTTG CCATTACCAAGAACGGTatcaccaagcttggtggCCCACCCCCTCTGGACCTCGAGAAGTATGAGTCcgacaagaagattgaggatgaggaggttctcaagatcttggagcAGCCCCTGGCCAGAAAcactggcaagaagaagagcaagcctaagaagaagaccgccaagaaggaggatgacgaagagTAA